The following is a genomic window from Bosea sp. RAC05.
GCCAATCCCCGCGCGCCTGCCCCCGGCGATGATGGCCCCTCATCACGAGGGAGCCCACCATGTCGATGCAAGGAGCCCGGCCGGCCTCACCCGTGCCGACGCAGCCGAGACCTCTCTCCGTCACCACCGAGCGCCTGCTGCGCCTCGCGCCTGTCGGCAAGGGCGAGATCCTTGCGGGCATCGCCGCCGATTTCGACCGGCTGGCAGCCGCCGCCGGCATCACCACGCGCCTGCGGCTCTGTCATCTGCTGGCCCAGGCCGCCCATGAGACCGACCGTTTCCGGACGCTGGAGGAGTATGGCGGCCCGGCCTATTTCGCCCGCTATGACGGGCGCCGCGATCTCGGCAACACGCAGGCCGGCGACGGCGCCCGCTTCCATGGCCGCGGCATCTTCCAGCTCACCGGCCGCGCCAATTACCGCCGCTACGGCGCGCTGATCGGCCTCGATCTCGAGAGCTCGCCCGAACGGGCCAGGGAGCCGGCGGTCTCGCTGGCCATCGCCTTCGCCTATTGGCGCGACCGTGGCTGCAACACGGCTGCCGATGCCGACGACGTCGTCGCGGTAACCCGGCTGATCAATGGCGGGCGCAACGGGCTGGCGCAGCGCCGGCAGTTACTGGCGCTGGCCAAGACGATCTGGGTGTAGCGCCGCTCCCCGTCATTGCGAGGAGCGCAGCGACGAAGCCATCCAGAGGCCGCGCGCTCGACGTCTTCCTGGATGGCTTCGCTTCGCTCGCAATGACGGTTCCGTCTCTTCAGCCGTGCCCGGCCTTCAGCGCCTGGTCGAGATCGCCATAGAGATCCTCGAGATCCTCGATGCCGGTCGAGAGGCGCAGCAGGTCCGGCGGGCAGGGGGAGCCCGCGCCCTCGATCGAGGCGCGATGCTCGATCAGGCTCTCGACGCCGCCGAGCGAGGTGGCGCGCTTGTACAGCTCGACATGCGCGGCCGCCTTCACCGCCGCCGCCTCGCCGCCGACCACCTGCACCGAGAGCATGTAGCCGAAGCCGCCTTCCATCTGGCGCGCGGCGATGTCGTGGCCGGGATGCTGCGGCAGGCCGGGATAGAGCACGCGCGCCACCAGCGGATGGGCCGAAAGGCGCTGCGCCAGCGCCATCGCCGAGGCGCTCTGGCGCTCCTGCCGGACATGCAGCGTGCGCATGCCGCGCATCAGCAGATAGGCCTCGAACGGGCCCAGAATCCCGCCCTGGCCCTTGCGCACGGTCTTGATGCGGTTCCAGAACTCGTCGTCCTCGCGGGCGCAGAGCGCGCCGGCGACCACGTCGGAATGGCCGTTCAGCACCTTGGTCGCGGCATGCATGACGATGTCGGCGCCGAGCTGCAGTGGGCGCGTATGCACCGGCGAGGCACAGGTCGAATCGACCGCGAGCTTGGCACCGGCCTTGTGGGCGATCTCGGCGGCGGCCGCAATGTCGGTGATCGTCCAGAGCGGGTTCGACGGCGTTTCGGCCCAGACCAGCTTGGTCTTGCCGGGCTTCACGGCGGCGGCGAGCGCGGCGAGATCGTCGGTCTCGACGAAGTCGATGACGAGGCCCCAGCGCGTCGCCTCCGTCAGCAGCCAGGAGCGCAGCGCCCAGTACATCACCTTGGAGGCGACGACATGATCACCCGGCGAGAGCGCCTGGAACACGGCGGTCGCCGCCGCCATGCCCGAGCCGAACAGCAGTGCGCCGGCCTTGGCCTGCTCCAGCATCGCGAGCACGCTCTCGGCCTCGCGCGTCGTCTCGTTGTCGGGCCGGCCATAGATGAAGCCGCCGGAATAGCCGTTGTCCTCGTCGCGGATATAGGTCGTCGAGACATGGATCGGCGGCACCACGCCCTTGGTCAGCGGGTCGATCTTGCCCATGGCCTGCGCGGCGAGGGAGCGGGGGTGAAGCGGGCGCTGAGGCATGACGATCCGTGAAAGTTCCAAGAGGGACTAAAAAGGCATCTGGCGCAGGCAACGGCTCCGATGCAAGAGCCGCGACCTTGCCATGGGCGCAGGGCGCCTCCATGTCACGATCATGAGCATTTCACCATCTTCGCCTGCGGCCGCGCCGCGCCCGCTCTGGATCGACGCGCTGATCGCGATCGGGCCTGTCGTCGCCATCTCCCTGCTCGGCAACGCCGTCACCATCCCGCAGGTGCTGACCTGGTACCCGACGCTGGCCAAACCGCCCTTCAACCCGC
Proteins encoded in this region:
- a CDS encoding trans-sulfuration enzyme family protein; amino-acid sequence: MPQRPLHPRSLAAQAMGKIDPLTKGVVPPIHVSTTYIRDEDNGYSGGFIYGRPDNETTREAESVLAMLEQAKAGALLFGSGMAAATAVFQALSPGDHVVASKVMYWALRSWLLTEATRWGLVIDFVETDDLAALAAAVKPGKTKLVWAETPSNPLWTITDIAAAAEIAHKAGAKLAVDSTCASPVHTRPLQLGADIVMHAATKVLNGHSDVVAGALCAREDDEFWNRIKTVRKGQGGILGPFEAYLLMRGMRTLHVRQERQSASAMALAQRLSAHPLVARVLYPGLPQHPGHDIAARQMEGGFGYMLSVQVVGGEAAAVKAAAHVELYKRATSLGGVESLIEHRASIEGAGSPCPPDLLRLSTGIEDLEDLYGDLDQALKAGHG
- a CDS encoding glycoside hydrolase family 19 protein — its product is MSMQGARPASPVPTQPRPLSVTTERLLRLAPVGKGEILAGIAADFDRLAAAAGITTRLRLCHLLAQAAHETDRFRTLEEYGGPAYFARYDGRRDLGNTQAGDGARFHGRGIFQLTGRANYRRYGALIGLDLESSPERAREPAVSLAIAFAYWRDRGCNTAADADDVVAVTRLINGGRNGLAQRRQLLALAKTIWV